A stretch of DNA from Paenibacillus albus:
CGCTGTAGAAAGTGGTATAGAGCCCCGCGGGACCGCCTCCGATAATCGTTACGTCAAATAATTCCAGCTGCTCGCTTACGTTCGTAGTCATGTTCTTGTAACCTGCTTTCCGATTGGATTCATCAAGTGTCCGCGTTATGTTAACTGAGATTCATTCTCACAAAATTGTTGACAAAGCTTAAGTCGCGGGTTAAAGTTTGAAATGTCCTGATACTGATAATCATTATCAAGTAATATCATACAACGAAAGTGAGAGATTGAAAATGAACAAATTGTTAATTCCGATCGTTATCCTGTTTGTCCTGGCGCTTAGCGCTTGCGGCAGCAACGGTGATAAGAATAATGCGAGCAATGCGAATGCGGCAGGGAATGCGACTGCAAATGCAGGTGGAGACAAGACGACGAATAATGCTGCATCAGCTAATGCGCCTGCAGAATCCGGCACGATTACTTATCAATCCGAAGCAGGTCCAGTGGAAGTGCCTGCGAACCCGCAACGCGTTATAGTCCTGGCCGGTTATGCCGGTGATTTGATCCAGCTTGGCGTACCGATTGTCGGTGTGGACTCTTGGTCGCTGGCGAACCCGAACTTCAAAGATAAACTGAAGGATGCGGCGGAAGTTTCGGATGAGAGCGTGGAGAAGATCCTTGAGCTGAAGCCGGATCTGATTATCGGTATGGACAGCGTGAAGAACCTCGACAAGCTAAAGAAGATTGCTCCGACGATTGTTTACACGTATAACAAAGTCGACTATCTCACGCAGCATCTTGAGATCGGCAAGCTGGTGAACAAGGAGAAGGAAGCACAGGCGTGGATCGATGACTTCAAAGCCCGTGCTGCCAAAGCGGGCGAAGAGATTAAGGCGAAGATCGGTGCAGATACGACGGTTTCTGTAATCGAGTCTTATGAGAAGCAGCTTTACGTTTACGGCGATGCATGGGGCCGCGGAACAGAAATTCTGTACCAAGCGATGGGGCTCGCAATGCCGAAGAAGGTCAAAGAGATGACGTCCAAGGAAGGCTATTACGCGCTGTCCACGGAAGTACTGCCTGACTTTATGGGTGACTACGTCATATTCAGCAAAGACTCTGCTGCCGATAACTCGTTCCAGCAGACCGATACGTACAAGAATACAACTGCAGCGAAGAACAACCATGTCATTGAGGTGGATTCGAAGGGCTTTTTTACTTCAACGATGCATTCACGCTAGATTATCAACTTGATATTCTGACTAAAGGCTTGCTAGGTCAATAATAGGAGGGCAGAGGAATTCTCTTTCGGGAGTAATTCCTCTTCCTTGAAAGATAAGCATTTTAAGCTTCTATTTCTCCGGAATGAAACGCGCCGCGCCGTTTAGTAAAGGCGACGGCCGTTTCACCTTGTTTGAAAGGGAATGTGTGAGACGAATGATGAATGTGGAAGTGGATGTGAAGGTGGAAAGCAAACGTCCAGGTCTAGCGAATACAAGCGTTAAGCTGGTTCTGGGTATTGCCGCGCTAGTTGCCGCTTTTGCAGCGGCTATGCTGTTCGGAGCTGCGGATACGACCATTCGCGATCTGTGGCAGGTGTTCTTCTCGCAAAAGCAGGGCGATACGGTAACGATGCTCCGCGAAATCCGGCTGCCGCGCGAGGTTGCAGCCATTCTCGTAGGCTCGGCTCTTGCCGTATCGGGCACGCTGATGCAGGGGCTGACCCGCAATCCGCTGGCTGATCCCGGCTTGCTCGGTTTAACGGCAGGCGCGAACTGCGCGCTTGCGCTAACGATTACGATGCTGCCGGGTATCGGGTATTTTGGCATCATGGTGGCTTGCTTCATCGGTGCGGCGGCAGGGACGGTTATCGTGCTAGGGATCAGTGCCGTTAAGAAAGGCGGCCTCTCACCGCTTCGGCTCGTGCTTGCAGGCTCGGCGATTTCTGCTTTTCTGTATGCGGTGTCGGACGGAGCTGGGTTGATTTTTAAAGTGTCCAAGGATGTCACGATGTGGACGGCTGGAGGATTAATCGGGACGACATGGGGACAGGTACAGGCAATCTCTCCGTTTATTATCGTCGGTGTCGTTATCGCGGTTCTGCTGTCTAGACAAGTGACGATCCTCAGTTTGAATGAAGAAGTTGCGGTCGGACTGGGACTGCGGACGGTGTATGTGAAGCTTGTTTTGTACACGGTTATTACAATACTTGCTGGCGCGGCGGTTGCGCTCGTCGGGAATATGGCCTTCATCGGGCTAATGATCCCGCATATCGTACGTGCGATGTTCGGCATCGATTACCGCACGGTCATTCCGATGTCCGCGATCTGGGGCGCGGTCTTCATGCTGCTGGCGGATACGCTGGCACGTACGATGAATGCGCCGTATGAGACGCCGGTGATAGCGATTATTGCGACGGTCGGATTGCCGTTCTTCCTGTTCATCGTACGTAAAGGAGTGAAGCTCACGTCATGATGCCCGGTTCGATTTCGATACTCGCCCGCAAACAGCGTGTAGTTGTGACTACATTGCTGCTGTTCATTCTGCTCACGATTGTAATCAGCTTAGGGCTAGGTGCCTCTTCGCTTTCCTATAACCGGCTGCTCCCGACGTTGTTCGGGAATGGCGATTTCAATGAAGAATTCGTGCTGTATTCGCTGCGATTGCCGCGTATTCTGGTCACGCTGCTCTCCGGCATGGCGCTTGCTTTGTCCGGTGCTGTTCTGCAAGGCATTACGCGTAATGATTTGGCCGATCCGGGAATCGTAGGGATTAATTCAGGTGCTGGCTTCGCCATCTCAGTCTTCTTCCTATATATACCGATTGATACGGGGTCATTCGCCTATTTGCTGCCTTTGGTTGGCTTTGCCGGAGCGTTCTTGACGGCAGGCATGATCTATCTGTTCTCGTACAGCCGACGAGAAGGACTGCAGCCGGTCAAGCTGGTGCTCGTCGGCGTCGGCTTCTCGCTGGCTCTATCAGGCGCGATGGTCGTTATCATCTCGTCGGCGGATCGGGTGAAAGTAGACTTCATTGCCAAGTGGCTTGCGGGCAATATATGGGGCACCGACTGGCCGTTCTTCTGGGCGCTGCTCCCTTGGCTCGCGGTATTGGTCCCGTACGCCATGTACAAGGCAAGCGCCATGAATTTGCTGGCGCTGAACGAATCATCGGCGATCGGCTCAGGCCTCGCGGTCAATCGGGAGCGGATCGTGCTCTTGCTTGTAGCAGTCGCGCTCGCTGCAGCAGCCGTCTCGGTGTCAGGCGGCATCGCCTTCGTCGGCCTGATGGCGCCGCATATCGCGAGGGCGCTGGTAGGCACGCGGCACCAGTTGTTTGTGCCGGTGTCCATCCTGATGGGCGGCTGGCTGCTGCTGCTCGCCGACACGATCGGCCGCAACATCGCCGATCCTAACGGCATCCCTGCCGGGATCATGATCGCGTTCATCGGCGGGCCGTATTTCTTGTATTTGCTGCTTCGGAAGTGAGCTGTGGGAGTGAGGCGGCGCGCTTGGAATAGTCTGGAGCTGAGAGCGGGAAAAGCCTCTCTCAGCATGAGCAAAGCGGTGAAATGGAAGGTAAGAGAGGGAAAACCCTCTCTCGGAGAGCAAAAGTGGCGAAAACCAGTCACTTGCGGAGCTGAGAGCGGGAAAAGCCTCTCTCAGCGTGCGCAAAGCGGTGAAATGGAAGGTGAGAGAGGGAAAACCCTCTCTCGAGGCGCGGCAGTTGCTCAATCCGGCGAAATGCCCGCCCTCCTCGTCATTAACCGAGCTGAGAGAACACATGCGTTCTCTCAGCGTGCGAAGTGAGAAAAAAACAAGCCGAGAGAACTTATACGTTCTCTCGGCTTGTTTTGATGCGGCGTGCCAACATCGACAGTTGGATAGTTAACGCGCTGCAATTGAACCATCAAACAGACTAGTTACTCAACAACGCGCCTTAACTACGCTAGCAGATGCTCCGACAGTAGAGTGTAAACGGACAGTCACATGATCTCAATACCATCGGCCGCTTGCCAACTCACCTAACCAATTTATTTTGGAATCCCGCGCTCTGTAGGTGTCTGTACGCTGCCAACCTATGCTATCCCTGCGGGAAAAACTGCGGCAAGTAGTCGCGGTTCGCCTCAAGCATCTCATCGAGCAGCTTGACGGCGGTCTCGACGTTCGGGACGAGCGGGTGGTGGACCATCGCTTGCAGCGCGATGCCGCGGTCGCCGGCTACGGCCGCTTCGATCGTGAGCTGCTCATACGTCTTCACGGCGTGAATGAGCCCCTTCACGTGCGTTGGTACATTCGTCAAAGGCAGCGGCAATGGTCCGTTCTTCGTAACGAGACAATTGACTTCGATGGACGCTTCTTTCGGCAAGAAGTCGAGCGTACCGTTGTTCGCGACATTCAGAGTTTGGATGTCGTTCGTACCGTTGTACAGCGAGCGCATCAAGTTCACCGCAGCCTCCGAGTAGAACGCGCCGCCGCGCTGCTCCAGCTGCTTCGGCTTCTCGCTCAGCTCAGGATCTGCGTATAGCTGGAACAGCTCGTCCTCGACGCGCTTCACCACTGCAGCACGGTTGCCGTCACGCGCGAAGGACTCCTCTTGCTCGGCAAGCATCTCCTTCGTCATATAGAAATACTTCAAATAGTACGAAGGCAGCGCGCCGAGCGAGCGGAGGAACTCAGCATCCCAGCCCTGTGAAGGCACATTCTTGCCGCTGAAGCCTTCCGTGTTTCCGAGCAGCTCCGGCAGCTTATCCACGCCATCGACATCCACGCGAGTTACCCAGTGCAAGTGGTTAAGTCCGACGAACTCGGTATAGATGCGATCAGGAGCAACTTCATACGCGCTAGTCAGCCACTTTTGCAGCCCGATCGGCGAGTTGCACAACCCTACGCTGCGCACGTTCGAATGGCGATGAATGGCTTCCGTCACGATACCTGCCGGGTTCGTAAAGTTGAGCAGCCACGCGTTCGGCGCAAGCTCCTCAATATCGCGGCAAATGTCGAGCAGCACCGGAATCGTTCGAAGCGCCTTCATCATGCCTCCCGGTCCGGTTGTTTCTTGACCAATGACGCCGTATTTCAAAGGAATGGATTCATCGCGACCACGCGCTTCGAGCATGCCGACACGCATTTGCGTGCTTACGAAATCGGCACCGCGAATTGCCAAGCGGCGGTCCGTTGTCAGATGTACTTCAATCGGCAGCCCAGAACGCTCAACCATCCGTTTGGCCAATTTGCCGACGATCTCAAGCTTATGAAGACCAGCCTCAATATCAACAAGCCACAATTCACGAACAGGCAATTCGTGATGATAACGAATAAAGCCCTCCACAAGCTCAGGCGTATAGGAAGAGCCCCCACCGATTACAACTACCTTCAATCCGTCTGTCATGACCGTTCACGTCCTATTCTCTAATTTTGTATATTTTCAAAAGAACCTAAAGCACGCATACGCGCGTACACGTCCGCTGATATCGTTAATCCGTCTTCCTCCATTGCGGCCCAGATCGCTCCGAACACAGGGTCAACTGTCAGCGTTACGATGCGAGCTCCCGGCGCGGCTTCGTGGACGACCTGCTCCAGTGCCCCGCGGATCCAGCCGCCAGTGTCGCCGCGAGTAACAAGGCTACCCGTCAATACGACGTCGAATGTGTCGCCGCCCATCCCAAGCCGCCTTGCTGCAGCTGCAGCGGCTTTGCCTAGCTCGACCCCTTGCCGGTTCAAAATCTCAATCGCTACAGCATCGCCTTCAGACGCTGCAGCAAACAAAAGCTTCGCAACATCTACGGGCACGCTCTTATCGTGATCGAGATAATCGTTATACATATCCTCCACGCTCGAATAATTGAGCTTAGACAACAATAAATCCGTTAGCAAAGTCGGCTGCTCACGACCATCCCATGCGCGGATGACCGAGCGGAACACTTCCTCATTGAGAGCGCCGCCTCCGCCAAAATCGCCATACATATAGGAGAAACCGCCAACCTGCAGCTGTTCGCCGTTCTTATTCCGGCCGGCACAGTTCGTGCCGGTGCCGCATATCACCGAGATGCCGTAGGGGCGGTCTGTTCCCGCGCGCAGACCAATGATCGTATCGCATGCGATCGAGAAGCGGGGGAATCCGATCGCGCTCACAATCGGGCGCAGGATGCGGAAGTCTGTCTCGCGGTCAGCTCCGGCAAGGCCGAAGTAAGCATGCGCCACGTCCGCATGCTGTATGCCAGCCTGCTGCAGCGCCTCAGCTGTCGCTTCAGCCAAATGGCGCGCCGTCTCCACGGCATCAATCTGATGATTGCCGTTGCCGCTGATGCCTTTGCCGAGCACATGGCCGTGCTCATCTGTAACTAGTGCATGCGTCTTGCTGCCACCGGCGTCAATGCCAACATAATAAGCCATCTTCAGGTCACTCCATCTCTTCATCTTATATCTTCTTCGTTGATTGCCTTACGATAAGCTCCGGTTCAATCCGGACGCTGGCCGCGCGCTTCATCGAACCGTCGATCCGCTTCAGCAGCATATCGGCAGCCGCGGCGGCGATCAGATCGGCGGGCTGGCGCACCGTCGTTAGAAAAGGCCGCAGCCGTGAAGCAATTACCTGGTCGTCGTAGCCGACAACCGCCACTTCATCAGGCACGCGAATGCCGGCCTCCAGGAGCGCATTCGTCACGCCAACGGCGATGGTATCATCTCCGGCGAACACCGCATCAGGCAGCTGCTTCGCTTCAATCCAGCGCCGCGCAGTCTGATAGCCGAACTCGGTCTCGTAATCGCCGCTAGCGAGCTCGAACGGTGCGAGCCCGGCTTCATCAAGCGCCTGAAGGAAGCCGCTGCGGCGCTCCTTTGTGCTGCGGAACAGCTCGCTCCCGCTGAGATGTGCGACCCTGCGCGAGCCGAGCTGTGCGAGCAGCTGCCCAGCGATATAGCCGCCCTTGATGTTGTCGATCGTCACCGAGTACGCGTCATTCTCCGCGTTCTGGTTATCGATTAGCACATACGGGATGTTGCGCCGTTTGAGCTCGACGAGATAGCGGTCCTCCTCCACAGGAGAGAGCAGAATGAGACCATCGACGCGGTCCTCCTGAATGAGATAGTGGCTTTCATCCTCTGCGAGACGTCCTTTCGTGACCGCGACAGCGAGAAAATAACCATGCTGAGCAAGGATTTCATTCAGCTCGCTGACGATCGCATCAAAGAACGAGTCCTGCAGCGTCGTCATCACGAGTCCGATAATACCGGTTTTGCCGCGGGCGAGACTGCGAGCTGCCGCGCTTGGTCGGTAATCGAGTTCCTTCATCGCATCAAGCACCCGCTGCCGGTTCTTCTCGCGTACCGTTCCAGCGCCGTTCAAGACACGAGAGACGGTCACGACGGAGAGGCCGGATCTTTTCGCGACATCAAAAATACTAATTTTCATATCGAATCAAGCTCCTATGTTAAAAATTAAAGCGATTAAACTTTAACTCTATAAACAATCCAATGGTTAAACATATAAACATCAACATCAAAAGTTAAACCGCTTTAACTTTTGCTCTTTAACAACTATTGTAGATGACAGATACCAATTGCGCAATCGCTTTCTTTTCCTCTCTTTAGCTTATGTAGTTGCAGAACGTCACTCATTGTGGAAAAATCGTCATATTTTGTCGGAAAATCGAGATCCTCTTCATAAATTCATCTTGTAAAATAGGATAGATTGACTATAATAGTTATAAATCCGACTAAAACGATTGGATTTTAGTCAAGAACGAGGAATATGGGGGAGACAGAACATGAAAACAACGAAGGCAGTAGCAGGATTGGGAGTTAGCTTGGCATTATTGGCAGGTATTTTGAGCGGTTGCGGTTCGTCGAATGACAACAGTAATTCCGGCGGTGCTGCAAGTGACAAAACATTGATCGTCGGCACACAGAACGACTATCCGCCATTTGCCTATGTAGACGACAAGAACGTTCTTACGGGTTATGACGTGGAAGTTCTCAAGGAAGTGGACAAGCGCCTCGACGGATACAAATTCGATTTCGCGCCAACGTCATGGGACAGCATCTTCCTATCGCTGGAATCGAATAAAATTCAGATGATTGCAGACCAAGTGGCGAAGAGTGATGAGCGTGAGAAGAAGTACCTGTTCTCTGACCCTTCGTATTTTGCAGCACAGTCAGTTATTATCGTGAAGAAGGGCAGAACGGATATCCAATCGTTGAAGGATCTTGAAGGTAAGAATGTCGGCGCCGTTGCAGGCGATTCCTTCACGCTTCTGCTTGAGGATTACAACAAAAAGAATGGCGATAAAATCAAACTGAAGTACAGCGAAAGCACAAGTCCTGCAGATATCCTGCAAGATGTACAGTCTGGCCGCCTTGATGCTTATGTGAACGATCCGATTATGTCGAGCGCTATCATTAAGAAGCAAGGCTTCGATCTCGATATCGTCGGCGAGCCGGTAACATCGGATAACATCGCCATCGTATTCGCGAAGGACAAGCAAGGTGAAGAGCTGAAGGCGAAGATTGATCCGATCCTGAAAGCGATGAAAGATGACGGTACGCTGGCGAAGCTGTCGAAGCAGTGGACGCAAGGCGAGTACATCCCTCAATAATAGCGAAGAAGGTAACGTGCGATGGAGAAACTGCTTGATATCGACTATTTGCTGAAAGCATATCCGCATATTTTAAAATATTTGCCGGTTACGATTTGGATCTCCGTTGCAGCCATGGTGCTCGGCATTGCGATCGGACTCGCGACTGCGCTGATCCGGCTTTATAAGGTGCCCGTTCTCGGGCCCCTTTCTGCGTTATATGTATCTTTTGTGCGGGGCACGCCGCTGCTCGTACAAATTTATCTCGTATTCTATGGCATTCCGAAGATTATTTATTATCTCCAGACACAGCATGGCTGGCTAACCGGGTTTGACGTCAACTACGTCTCGCCTGAGGTTTATGCGCTGCTTTCGTTCTCGCTCAATCTAGGCGCGTATTTGTCCGAAACGATCCGCTCGGCGATTGAATCGGTTGACCGGGGGCAGTTTGAGGCAGCCGATGCGATCGGGCTTACGCGCACGCAGACGATGCTGAAGATTATTTTGCCGCAGGCGCTTACGGTAGCATTGCCGAATCTAGGAAATACGTTCATTAGCACGGTGAAGGATACTTCCCTCGTCTTCATCATCGGTGTCATCGATATTATGGGCGAGGCTAAGATCATCGGTGCGCGCGGTCTCGCTTACTTCGAGGTTTTCATCGCGGTATCACTCATCTATTGGCCGGTGTGCATCATCATTGAACGCGTTCTCGCCATGGTCGAGAAACGAATCCGAACATACGAAAGAAGTGCGATCTCATGATACAGCTGCAGCAAATTCACAAATATTACGGCAAGCAGCATGTGCTGAAGGGCATCGACCTTACGGTCGGCAAAGGCGAAGTCGTCGCCATTCTCGGCCCGAGCGGCTCCGGCAAGTCAACGCTGCTGCGCAGCATCAATTTTCTGGAGCGCGCTACAAGCGGCACCATTACGATAAACGGTCGCACAGTAGACGCAGCATCGGCTAGCAAGACGGATGTGCAGGAGCTACGCTTGTCTACGGGCATGGTGTTTCAGCAGTACCATCTGTTCAAGAACCTCAAGGTGCTGCAAAATGTGATGCTCGGCTTAACAAACGTCAAGAAGCTGTCGCCTGCAAAGGCGAAGGAGCTTAGTACGGCGCTGCTTGAGAAGGTTGGGCTGAAGGATCGGATGAATCACTACCCATCGCAGCTGTCGGGTGGTCAGCAGCAGCGTGTCGGCATTGCGCGAGCATTAGCTTTGAACCCGGAAGTGCTGCTGTTCGATGAGCCGACATCTTCGCTTGACCCGGAGCTTGTCGACGAAGTGCTGTCTGTTATTAAGCAGGTCGCAAGTGAAGGGAATACGATGATCGTCGTGACGCATGAGCTTGGTTTTGCGCGTGAGGTGGCAGACCGTGTGGTGTTCATGGAGGATGGCGTTATCGTTGAAGAAGGAACCGCCGAGCAGATGTTCTCGAATCCGGTGAAGGAACGGACGAGACAGTTTCTTAGCAAA
This window harbors:
- a CDS encoding FecCD family ABC transporter permease translates to MMNVEVDVKVESKRPGLANTSVKLVLGIAALVAAFAAAMLFGAADTTIRDLWQVFFSQKQGDTVTMLREIRLPREVAAILVGSALAVSGTLMQGLTRNPLADPGLLGLTAGANCALALTITMLPGIGYFGIMVACFIGAAAGTVIVLGISAVKKGGLSPLRLVLAGSAISAFLYAVSDGAGLIFKVSKDVTMWTAGGLIGTTWGQVQAISPFIIVGVVIAVLLSRQVTILSLNEEVAVGLGLRTVYVKLVLYTVITILAGAAVALVGNMAFIGLMIPHIVRAMFGIDYRTVIPMSAIWGAVFMLLADTLARTMNAPYETPVIAIIATVGLPFFLFIVRKGVKLTS
- a CDS encoding FecCD family ABC transporter permease — translated: MMPGSISILARKQRVVVTTLLLFILLTIVISLGLGASSLSYNRLLPTLFGNGDFNEEFVLYSLRLPRILVTLLSGMALALSGAVLQGITRNDLADPGIVGINSGAGFAISVFFLYIPIDTGSFAYLLPLVGFAGAFLTAGMIYLFSYSRREGLQPVKLVLVGVGFSLALSGAMVVIISSADRVKVDFIAKWLAGNIWGTDWPFFWALLPWLAVLVPYAMYKASAMNLLALNESSAIGSGLAVNRERIVLLLVAVALAAAAVSVSGGIAFVGLMAPHIARALVGTRHQLFVPVSILMGGWLLLLADTIGRNIADPNGIPAGIMIAFIGGPYFLYLLLRK
- a CDS encoding 6-phospho-beta-glucosidase is translated as MTDGLKVVVIGGGSSYTPELVEGFIRYHHELPVRELWLVDIEAGLHKLEIVGKLAKRMVERSGLPIEVHLTTDRRLAIRGADFVSTQMRVGMLEARGRDESIPLKYGVIGQETTGPGGMMKALRTIPVLLDICRDIEELAPNAWLLNFTNPAGIVTEAIHRHSNVRSVGLCNSPIGLQKWLTSAYEVAPDRIYTEFVGLNHLHWVTRVDVDGVDKLPELLGNTEGFSGKNVPSQGWDAEFLRSLGALPSYYLKYFYMTKEMLAEQEESFARDGNRAAVVKRVEDELFQLYADPELSEKPKQLEQRGGAFYSEAAVNLMRSLYNGTNDIQTLNVANNGTLDFLPKEASIEVNCLVTKNGPLPLPLTNVPTHVKGLIHAVKTYEQLTIEAAVAGDRGIALQAMVHHPLVPNVETAVKLLDEMLEANRDYLPQFFPQG
- a CDS encoding N-acetylglucosamine kinase, with amino-acid sequence MKRWSDLKMAYYVGIDAGGSKTHALVTDEHGHVLGKGISGNGNHQIDAVETARHLAEATAEALQQAGIQHADVAHAYFGLAGADRETDFRILRPIVSAIGFPRFSIACDTIIGLRAGTDRPYGISVICGTGTNCAGRNKNGEQLQVGGFSYMYGDFGGGGALNEEVFRSVIRAWDGREQPTLLTDLLLSKLNYSSVEDMYNDYLDHDKSVPVDVAKLLFAAASEGDAVAIEILNRQGVELGKAAAAAARRLGMGGDTFDVVLTGSLVTRGDTGGWIRGALEQVVHEAAPGARIVTLTVDPVFGAIWAAMEEDGLTISADVYARMRALGSFENIQN
- a CDS encoding LacI family DNA-binding transcriptional regulator — encoded protein: MKISIFDVAKRSGLSVVTVSRVLNGAGTVREKNRQRVLDAMKELDYRPSAAARSLARGKTGIIGLVMTTLQDSFFDAIVSELNEILAQHGYFLAVAVTKGRLAEDESHYLIQEDRVDGLILLSPVEEDRYLVELKRRNIPYVLIDNQNAENDAYSVTIDNIKGGYIAGQLLAQLGSRRVAHLSGSELFRSTKERRSGFLQALDEAGLAPFELASGDYETEFGYQTARRWIEAKQLPDAVFAGDDTIAVGVTNALLEAGIRVPDEVAVVGYDDQVIASRLRPFLTTVRQPADLIAAAAADMLLKRIDGSMKRAASVRIEPELIVRQSTKKI
- a CDS encoding transporter substrate-binding domain-containing protein — protein: MKTTKAVAGLGVSLALLAGILSGCGSSNDNSNSGGAASDKTLIVGTQNDYPPFAYVDDKNVLTGYDVEVLKEVDKRLDGYKFDFAPTSWDSIFLSLESNKIQMIADQVAKSDEREKKYLFSDPSYFAAQSVIIVKKGRTDIQSLKDLEGKNVGAVAGDSFTLLLEDYNKKNGDKIKLKYSESTSPADILQDVQSGRLDAYVNDPIMSSAIIKKQGFDLDIVGEPVTSDNIAIVFAKDKQGEELKAKIDPILKAMKDDGTLAKLSKQWTQGEYIPQ
- a CDS encoding amino acid ABC transporter permease; this translates as MEKLLDIDYLLKAYPHILKYLPVTIWISVAAMVLGIAIGLATALIRLYKVPVLGPLSALYVSFVRGTPLLVQIYLVFYGIPKIIYYLQTQHGWLTGFDVNYVSPEVYALLSFSLNLGAYLSETIRSAIESVDRGQFEAADAIGLTRTQTMLKIILPQALTVALPNLGNTFISTVKDTSLVFIIGVIDIMGEAKIIGARGLAYFEVFIAVSLIYWPVCIIIERVLAMVEKRIRTYERSAIS
- a CDS encoding amino acid ABC transporter ATP-binding protein, with the protein product MIQLQQIHKYYGKQHVLKGIDLTVGKGEVVAILGPSGSGKSTLLRSINFLERATSGTITINGRTVDAASASKTDVQELRLSTGMVFQQYHLFKNLKVLQNVMLGLTNVKKLSPAKAKELSTALLEKVGLKDRMNHYPSQLSGGQQQRVGIARALALNPEVLLFDEPTSSLDPELVDEVLSVIKQVASEGNTMIVVTHELGFAREVADRVVFMEDGVIVEEGTAEQMFSNPVKERTRQFLSKALRV